The Paenibacillus sp. FSL R7-0345 DNA segment TATTTTGTATAGAATAATGAACAGCTTATAAACCGTTGTCGGGAGTGCCGGCAAGCCATAAAACGGCTTGTGCGGCACTCTTTTTCTGATAAAGAAGAAAGGTGAGGGCTGGTGCAGAAACGCAGGCGCCGGATCAGGTTTATTGGAGCAATCCACCGAATGACCCAAGAAATCGCGTAGTCCTAAATTCATACCCGGTGACTTGCCTGCTCATTAGCTCATACTAAGGATTCATTTTCCGCAAACAACCACAATAAATGCTTTGATCCTGCCCTAACAAGGCTTAGAATACTATCTATCAGATGGATGATCATCGCGATCCGGCACGTCTGTGCAATTAAGGTAAAGAAGGCGGGGGCGAGTCCATACATGTCGCTTGAGGCATATGATATTTTTATCGGAAAAAAGCTAACCAGCAATATTTACAGCACTGCAGGCATCCTTTTAATCGCGAAGGATACGGTGCTGCTTCAGAACCATATCGATAAGCTGGCCAATTTCAGAATCAAGCTCAGGGTTGTGGAGGAGGCGGTCGAAGATACCGGCGGTGAGCAGCAGCAGCCTGAAGCCGGGGATCCCCCGGAACCTGAAAGGCTCCGCCCTTCAAGCATTGAATCACGCAGACAGGCCAAGCACACGGAAAAGCATCTGCAGGAAATCGACCGGCTTGTGCGGGCTAACGGCATCGTGCCGATTGATGATGTTGAGGAGAAGATTCTTCCTTTCATTAAAGATACTGCGAAGCGGTTTAATCTGTTTCAGGTGTTCTCGGAGCTTAAGGAGCAGGAGGATTACCGCTATAAGCAGAGCATAGGTGTTGCGGTCATCGCTACTTCACTTGGCCGGCGGCTTGGACTGGATGATGAAGAAATGGAGCTGCTGGCAACCGCCGCCTGTGTCTATGACATTGGTTTGGTCAGGCTGCCATCCTCACTGACCGCTAAACCGGGCAGACTGGAGCAGCATGAGTTCGAGATCATGAAGCAGCATACGGTGCTCGGACATGAGCTGCTGTCCAATTCGGCTGTTGATCCCCGTATTGCCCTGGTTGCCCTGCAGCATCACGAGAGGGAAGACGGCAGCGGCTACCCCCACGGGATCAAAGGTGACCAGATCGACCGGCTGAGTAAAATCGTCACCCTGGCTGACATTTACATGGCCATGATTTCCGACCGGCCGCACAGGCCTGCGGTTTCTTTTTTTGAAGTCATCAATATTATTCATGAAGGTATCATACATAACCGTTTTGACTCTTTTATCGGCATGACCTTTCTCGATTCGCTGCTGGCCAGCCAGGTCGGCTGCGCCGTTCATTTATCGGACGGAAGAACAGGCACCATTGTGCTGACTAATGCGAATTACCCTACCCGGCCGCTCGTTGCCCTGGCGTATAATGAGTTCCTTGATTTAAGTAAAACGAGCCTGGTGCATATCAGGGATGTTATCGGATAAGACGGGGAGCTACAATTCTATATGGTACAAGAGAGCAGCTACTCTGAGGAGAAGCTGCTCTCTTTCCGTTTACCCGGTACTCCGGCGGCACTAGGAGCCGGAGCTGTGCAGCTTCCGGTAATCACGCGGCGGCATCCCGGATATGCTCTTGAA contains these protein-coding regions:
- a CDS encoding HD domain-containing phosphohydrolase, with translation MSLEAYDIFIGKKLTSNIYSTAGILLIAKDTVLLQNHIDKLANFRIKLRVVEEAVEDTGGEQQQPEAGDPPEPERLRPSSIESRRQAKHTEKHLQEIDRLVRANGIVPIDDVEEKILPFIKDTAKRFNLFQVFSELKEQEDYRYKQSIGVAVIATSLGRRLGLDDEEMELLATAACVYDIGLVRLPSSLTAKPGRLEQHEFEIMKQHTVLGHELLSNSAVDPRIALVALQHHEREDGSGYPHGIKGDQIDRLSKIVTLADIYMAMISDRPHRPAVSFFEVINIIHEGIIHNRFDSFIGMTFLDSLLASQVGCAVHLSDGRTGTIVLTNANYPTRPLVALAYNEFLDLSKTSLVHIRDVIG